The DNA window ACTGCGCGGCCGGCGTGGCCAGTGCCGTGCAGAGCGACCTGacctgcaacggcggcggcggcggaggcgtggTGGCGTCGCAGAAGCGCGGCAGGGACGGCGACCTCGAGCAGTACCACCACGTGCCGTCCTCGTCCGCCGCGCTGCTCCCGATCCCAGGGGTGGTGGTGCATCAGAAGcctccggcggcgacggcggggagcatcgcGAGCAGCCGGATGGCGGACTCCGCGGCGGCGTCGACCAGCGGGCGCGGCCCGCTATGGACGGTGGACACGCTGTTGGCGGCGGAGCTGTGCCAGCAGCAGGGCGCGGCGGAGGTGGACGCGCTGGTGCGCGCCGGGTCCGAGCGCCTGCGGGCGGGGCTGGAGCGGGCGCGGAAGCGGCAGTGCGAGGCGCTGGCGCGCGCCGCCGCGGCGGGCGCCGCGAGCGCGCTGCGTGAGAAGGAGCGCGAGCTGgacgccgcccgccgccgcgcgcAGGAGCTGGAGGAGCGGCTAAGTCAGGCGGCCGCCGAGACGCAGGCGTGGTGCGGCCTGGCGCGCAGCAACGAGGCCGCCGCGTCGGGCCTGCGCGCCACGCTCGACGCGCTGCTCCTCCGCGCCAGCGTCGGTGGTGGTTGCGGTACGGCGCCGCACGCCGCGCCCGAGGAGGAGGGATTCGGCGAGTCCGGCGGCACGGACGACGCGGAGTCGTGCTGCTTCGTCGACGCGGCCGAGGACGCGATGCCGCCGGCCCCGGCGGCGAAGTGGGCGTGCAGGGCGTGCGGCGGAGGCGAGGCGTcggtgctgctgctgccgtgCCGGCACCTGTGCCTGTGCAAGGCGTGCGAGCCGAGGGCGGACGCCTGCCCCGTCTGCTCCGGCGCCAAGAACGCGGCCATCCACATCGCGCCCAACTGATCGCGACGGGTTGGCTCCGATCCGGCGATCTCGGCAGCCAACGCCGGCGCCGTTCGGCTGGTGCAAAT is part of the Miscanthus floridulus cultivar M001 chromosome 9, ASM1932011v1, whole genome shotgun sequence genome and encodes:
- the LOC136482276 gene encoding E3 ubiquitin-protein ligase BOI-like — encoded protein: MAVQAQFGGLAGCLLPYGGGGSGGLAEEQLQALLSAAAAGNKQAQQYHCAAGVASAVQSDLTCNGGGGGGVVASQKRGRDGDLEQYHHVPSSSAALLPIPGVVVHQKPPAATAGSIASSRMADSAAASTSGRGPLWTVDTLLAAELCQQQGAAEVDALVRAGSERLRAGLERARKRQCEALARAAAAGAASALREKERELDAARRRAQELEERLSQAAAETQAWCGLARSNEAAASGLRATLDALLLRASVGGGCGTAPHAAPEEEGFGESGGTDDAESCCFVDAAEDAMPPAPAAKWACRACGGGEASVLLLPCRHLCLCKACEPRADACPVCSGAKNAAIHIAPN